The window GTCCGAGAAGGATTGGCGATATAGTTCAAATATACGGTGATGTTAAAAAATCAAATGAGCAGTTAGGTTGGACAGCAAAATTAGATATAAATGAAATGATGAGATCGGCTTGGGAATGGGAAAAATATATCAAGGCGAATCCTTTTTAAATGAAATTATCTGATCATAAGGATTTAAAAATAGCGATAACGGATCTTCCAGTTAAAGAGAAGGATAAGCTTATGTTGCGTTTAATTGCAAAAGATAAAGTCCTTACTGAGCATCTTCATTATAAATTATTAGAGAACGAAATTGATTTAGAAGATAGAAAAATCAAAATCAAAGCCGAAATAGAAGATCAGATTTCAGCGTTAAAAAAACTTAACGTTAAAGAAGCATTAATAAAGGTGAGAAAAATGATTACTTCAGTTAATCATTTTTATAAGGTTACAAAAGATGCTTATGGAGAAGTAGAATTGAAGATCTTTATCCTGAATGTGATTCCATTGGAATATAAAAGATCTGTTTTAGGTTATCGCGATTTTGGATTTTTGTTTGCAACCTTTTATATCAAAACGTTATTGGTTACCATTAATAAGCATAAAAAACTTCATGAAGATTTACAGTTCGACTTAAATGTTGATCTAAATAATTTGCTCCAAAAAGTCTATTCCTCCAAATTAGCAAGTGCTGCTGAAGCTGCAAATTTACCTCAGGAAATAAATTAAATCTAACGTTATATGTTCGGATTATTCAAAAAAAAGAAGGTAATACCCGAATTTGATTTTTCTAATATCGGTACAGATATGCATTCGCATATTATTCCGGGCATTGATGATGGCGCACAAACGTTGACAGATTCTTTGCTTCTTGCTGAAAAGTTTGATGCTTTAGGCTTTAAGAAACTAATTGCAACTCCGCATATTATGGCCGATTATTTTAGAAATACACCTGATACCATAAACCGTGGATTGGATATTTTAAGATGTGGTTTACAGGAAATTGGTCTGGATTTAGAAGTTAATGCAGCAGCTGAATACTATCTCGATGAAACTTTAGAAAGTAAAGTTAGGCAGAAAGAGGTTTTAACTTTCGGAGATAATTACCTACTTTTTGAATTGTCTTTTCTAAATGCACCACAAAATTTAATTGATTTTATAAAAATGATGCAGGATGCGGGCTTCCAGCCGATACTTGCACATCCTGAACGGTATCCATATTATTATGGTTCGATAGAAAATTTACTTCAAATAAGAGAAACAGGTTGCTTTTTAC is drawn from Pedobacter mucosus and contains these coding sequences:
- a CDS encoding tyrosine-protein phosphatase; translation: MFGLFKKKKVIPEFDFSNIGTDMHSHIIPGIDDGAQTLTDSLLLAEKFDALGFKKLIATPHIMADYFRNTPDTINRGLDILRCGLQEIGLDLEVNAAAEYYLDETLESKVRQKEVLTFGDNYLLFELSFLNAPQNLIDFIKMMQDAGFQPILAHPERYPYYYGSIENLLQIRETGCFLQMNSIALTGYYGSGAKKAAVEMVENNIVDFIGSDMHHLKHAAALRESLTTPLMQQLLSQNQLNNLLL